Proteins encoded together in one Kutzneria kofuensis window:
- a CDS encoding XRE family transcriptional regulator has translation MSEDWAAVSKAINERVNELGWRQRELAERSHVSQAIVREVQHHTVERRRSTRTLESLSTTLGWHPKHLEAVLRGQRPPEVDEPVTDAGDTLWSRLDALEQRLAEITERLDGIESSISTVIDHVRPDR, from the coding sequence GTGTCGGAGGATTGGGCGGCGGTCAGCAAGGCCATCAACGAGCGCGTGAATGAGCTCGGATGGCGTCAACGCGAACTCGCGGAGAGGTCGCACGTCTCGCAGGCGATCGTCCGCGAGGTGCAGCACCACACCGTCGAACGGCGCCGCAGCACGCGGACGTTGGAGTCGCTGTCGACGACGCTCGGTTGGCACCCGAAGCACCTGGAAGCCGTGCTGCGCGGGCAAAGGCCGCCCGAGGTCGACGAGCCCGTGACAGACGCTGGCGACACCCTGTGGTCCCGGCTGGATGCGCTCGAACAGCGCCTGGCAGAGATCACCGAGCGCCTCGACGGCATCGAGTCCAGCATCTCGACGGTGATCGATCATGTCCGCCCGGATCGGTAG
- a CDS encoding helix-turn-helix domain-containing protein, whose translation MRTSMPKQTYYSVRQAAWLLGIDPSTASRAVRLGSLRTVRRRGRLVVPATAVARLLSEPSGGVS comes from the coding sequence ATGCGCACTTCCATGCCCAAGCAGACCTACTACTCCGTCCGACAGGCCGCGTGGCTTCTCGGCATCGACCCGTCGACCGCATCCAGGGCCGTCCGGCTCGGCAGCCTGCGGACCGTCCGGCGGCGTGGCCGGCTCGTCGTTCCGGCGACGGCCGTGGCACGGCTGCTCAGCGAGCCCTCCGGGGGTGTCTCCTGA
- a CDS encoding WhiB family transcriptional regulator: MVAWQLDRLRWVPDDVLSNIVRDAGTCMFPTTEDEPTGNDDYVTDRQLAARLCAGCPAQDECLELELRTAGEHTVGVWGGLTDDDRRALHWHWRQRGERAEGGSQ; the protein is encoded by the coding sequence GTGGTCGCCTGGCAGCTTGACCGGCTGCGCTGGGTGCCCGATGACGTGCTCAGCAACATCGTGCGTGACGCCGGTACCTGCATGTTCCCGACCACCGAGGACGAGCCGACCGGGAACGACGACTACGTGACCGATCGACAGTTGGCCGCACGGCTGTGCGCCGGCTGCCCAGCCCAGGACGAATGCCTAGAGCTGGAGCTACGAACCGCAGGCGAACACACGGTGGGCGTGTGGGGCGGTTTGACGGACGACGACCGGCGGGCGCTGCACTGGCACTGGCGTCAGCGGGGCGAGCGTGCCGAGGGAGGTTCCCAATGA
- a CDS encoding FtsK/SpoIIIE domain-containing protein, translating to MERKVFDAEFAEDRSHTTTVLSPHQRVRAGVAAGVLAGLVGFVGRLVARYARRVWDSPTSQRVRAVTAYRARKAPTDVARLVWFVLRGNWRWLVKFWSWATYADLRADARRARLAGDAQTRRTAQELIRSDATARWAKAGIVVRRLVITARIIGPVAVLLWAVNSWMVRAAMWPWLAGLYAALDTAWSMLVVVAPAVLSALPVVWVVAAAFEGRDKTPGAGWLVRPDRDDADSWIDERMISKALAHLGISPLDRFYKDGGELVYTVAARKDGDGTFAQIRLPMGVTADMVAARRSKLAANLGRASLETWPTKGDEDGILDLWVADKGVLRGGAGEWPLVHDGQVDLFEGVPFGLSQRGLVINAPLIGVNWLIGGRPGQGKSAALRTLLLGAALDPTAELWVFVMGQSPDFDPFAPRLARYHMGMDDSVAEAATRALEDLLSEMERRGKVLGEQPGRPPKVSRKLADRRALGLHPLVCGIDECHELFQHPRLGKKAAELAVRLIKRGRKYGIVLLLATQSPTKDSIPREVTRNISCGVAFSVADQVANDGLLGSGKYAAGIRATELRINTDRGTCVAVGITDETFELVRTFYVPLEDGADEVSPVIARAMALIDDAGRTIASSARLEIGPAAPAEVDELADLAAVVGREDRVRTQQVLARLVEHNPDHYSGWSFAALASMLADHGITARKSHGVMTVHAADVTAALARRDTAETHGDAAGEQSGTRGVLPTTSPAETPRADQGKHDSGRWGDADQGTR from the coding sequence ATGGAACGGAAGGTGTTCGACGCGGAGTTCGCCGAGGACCGGTCCCACACCACCACCGTGTTGAGTCCACATCAGAGGGTCCGCGCGGGCGTGGCTGCCGGGGTACTGGCCGGGCTGGTCGGATTCGTGGGGCGGTTGGTCGCCCGGTACGCGCGGCGGGTGTGGGACTCACCGACCAGTCAGCGCGTGCGTGCGGTAACCGCCTATCGCGCCCGGAAGGCACCGACCGACGTGGCACGGCTGGTGTGGTTCGTGCTGCGGGGCAACTGGCGGTGGCTAGTCAAGTTCTGGAGTTGGGCCACCTATGCCGACCTTCGCGCCGATGCCCGGCGCGCTCGGCTGGCCGGCGATGCCCAAACTAGGCGGACCGCTCAGGAATTGATCCGGTCGGATGCCACCGCGCGATGGGCCAAGGCCGGAATCGTGGTGCGACGGTTAGTGATCACGGCCCGGATCATCGGCCCGGTAGCCGTGCTGCTGTGGGCGGTTAACTCCTGGATGGTTCGCGCGGCGATGTGGCCGTGGCTGGCCGGACTATATGCGGCACTGGACACGGCGTGGTCGATGCTGGTCGTGGTCGCGCCGGCTGTGCTGTCTGCGTTGCCCGTGGTGTGGGTGGTCGCGGCGGCGTTCGAGGGTCGGGACAAGACCCCTGGCGCCGGCTGGCTTGTCCGACCGGACCGGGATGACGCCGATTCGTGGATCGATGAGCGTATGATCTCCAAAGCGTTGGCGCACTTGGGAATCAGTCCGCTCGATCGGTTCTACAAGGACGGTGGCGAGCTGGTCTACACCGTCGCGGCCCGTAAAGACGGTGACGGCACCTTCGCGCAGATCAGGTTGCCGATGGGTGTCACCGCGGACATGGTGGCCGCGCGTCGGTCCAAGCTGGCCGCGAACCTGGGGCGTGCGTCGCTGGAAACCTGGCCCACCAAGGGAGACGAGGACGGAATCCTTGACCTGTGGGTCGCCGACAAGGGCGTTCTGCGGGGCGGAGCGGGCGAGTGGCCCTTGGTCCATGATGGACAGGTCGACCTGTTCGAGGGTGTCCCGTTCGGGCTGTCGCAACGCGGTCTGGTCATCAACGCCCCGTTGATCGGCGTCAACTGGCTGATCGGCGGCAGGCCCGGACAAGGAAAGTCGGCCGCGCTGCGGACTCTATTGCTGGGCGCGGCACTGGACCCCACGGCGGAGTTGTGGGTGTTCGTGATGGGCCAGTCACCCGACTTCGACCCGTTCGCCCCGCGTCTTGCCCGCTACCACATGGGCATGGACGACAGCGTCGCCGAAGCGGCCACGCGAGCACTGGAGGACCTTCTGTCCGAGATGGAGCGACGCGGCAAGGTGCTCGGTGAGCAGCCGGGCCGACCGCCCAAGGTGTCCCGCAAGCTCGCCGACCGGCGCGCGCTCGGGCTGCATCCGTTGGTGTGCGGGATCGATGAGTGTCACGAGTTGTTCCAACACCCCCGGTTGGGCAAGAAGGCGGCGGAGTTGGCCGTTCGGTTGATCAAGCGGGGCCGCAAGTACGGCATCGTGTTGTTGCTGGCGACTCAGTCACCCACCAAGGACAGCATCCCGCGTGAGGTCACCCGCAACATCTCGTGTGGTGTCGCGTTCTCCGTGGCCGATCAGGTCGCCAACGACGGCCTGTTGGGGTCTGGCAAGTACGCGGCCGGCATCCGCGCGACCGAGCTCCGCATCAACACCGACAGGGGAACGTGCGTCGCGGTCGGCATCACCGATGAGACCTTCGAGTTGGTGCGCACGTTCTACGTGCCGTTGGAGGACGGGGCCGACGAGGTGAGTCCAGTCATCGCCCGCGCGATGGCGTTGATCGATGACGCGGGCCGCACGATCGCATCCAGCGCACGACTGGAGATCGGACCGGCCGCACCGGCAGAGGTGGACGAGTTGGCCGATCTCGCCGCTGTGGTGGGCCGTGAGGATCGGGTACGGACACAGCAGGTGTTGGCCAGGCTGGTGGAGCACAACCCCGACCACTACAGCGGGTGGAGCTTCGCCGCGCTGGCTTCGATGCTCGCCGATCACGGCATCACCGCGCGCAAGTCCCACGGCGTGATGACCGTGCACGCTGCCGACGTCACGGCCGCGCTCGCACGCCGTGACACCGCCGAGACGCACGGGGACGCGGCCGGGGAGCAGTCGGGGACGCGGGGAGTTCTCCCCACCACCTCCCCCGCCGAAACTCCCCGCGCTGACCAGGGCAAACATGACTCGGGGAGGTGGGGAGATGCTGACCAGGGCACCCGCTGA
- a CDS encoding IS701 family transposase — MFALVAGRFAQADSRHRARMYLLGLLSGAERKNSWTIAEQAGDLAPDGMQRLLNFYRWDADAVRDDLRDYVLDQITDPTGVVVADETGFLKKGTKSAGVQRQYSGTAGRIENCQLGVFLTYVSARGRALIDRELYLPASWTDDRERCAEAGIDEDVEFATKPVLAQHMLARLLEAGRDIDWFTADEAYGDNPGLRTWLEDNDIDYVMAVSCDQRFTTPKGAVRADALARSAPRKGWQRLSAGEGSKGRRLYDWLLLDPGADEHLLVVRRSISKPDELAYYICHTRRPVPLAELVRVAGSRWGVEETFQFAKNETGLDHYQVRKYQAWYRHVTLSMLAAAFLAVTASAERDRDAKGASQPATSV, encoded by the coding sequence CTGGACGATCGCCGAGCAGGCCGGTGACCTGGCCCCTGACGGCATGCAGCGCCTGCTGAACTTCTACCGCTGGGACGCCGACGCGGTCCGAGACGACCTGCGGGACTACGTGCTGGACCAGATCACTGATCCCACCGGGGTCGTGGTCGCCGACGAGACCGGATTCCTCAAGAAAGGCACCAAATCCGCCGGTGTCCAACGGCAGTACTCCGGCACCGCCGGTCGGATCGAGAACTGCCAACTCGGCGTGTTCTTGACCTACGTGTCGGCCCGGGGGCGGGCGTTGATCGACCGCGAGCTCTACCTGCCCGCGTCCTGGACCGACGACCGCGAGCGCTGCGCGGAGGCCGGGATCGACGAGGATGTGGAGTTCGCGACCAAGCCCGTGCTGGCCCAACACATGCTGGCTCGCCTGCTGGAGGCGGGAAGGGACATCGACTGGTTCACCGCGGACGAGGCATACGGCGACAATCCCGGCCTGCGAACCTGGCTAGAAGACAACGACATCGACTACGTCATGGCCGTTTCCTGCGATCAGCGCTTCACCACCCCGAAAGGCGCTGTGCGGGCGGATGCGTTGGCTCGCAGCGCACCGCGCAAGGGCTGGCAACGCCTGTCGGCCGGTGAGGGCAGCAAGGGGCGCCGGCTGTATGACTGGCTGCTGCTGGACCCGGGCGCGGACGAGCACCTTCTCGTGGTGCGCCGGTCGATCAGCAAGCCGGACGAGTTGGCGTACTACATCTGCCACACCCGCCGTCCCGTGCCGTTGGCAGAACTTGTCCGGGTCGCCGGCAGTCGTTGGGGTGTCGAGGAAACCTTCCAGTTCGCCAAGAACGAGACCGGCTTGGACCACTACCAGGTCCGCAAGTATCAGGCGTGGTACCGACATGTCACGCTGTCGATGCTGGCCGCCGCGTTCCTGGCCGTGACCGCGTCCGCTGAACGCGACCGCGACGCAAAGGGGGCGTCACAGCCGGCCACGAGTGTTTGA